One window of Hippoglossus stenolepis isolate QCI-W04-F060 chromosome 1, HSTE1.2, whole genome shotgun sequence genomic DNA carries:
- the LOC118113565 gene encoding lactoylglutathione lyase: MSDKGMTDDAVAAACKDGDSITKDFMMQQTMLRVKDPIKSLDFYTRILGMTLLQKFDFPAMRFSLFFLGYEDKKDIPTDMKEQTAWTFSRRATIELTHNWGSEADESLSYHNGNSDPRGFGHIGIAVPDVSAACKLFEEQGVTFVKKPDDGKMKGLAFIQDPDGYWIEILSPNNMVSITS; the protein is encoded by the exons ATGAGCGACAAAGGTATGACAGACGATGCGGTGGCTGCAGCTTGTAAAGATGGAGACTCGATCACTAAG GATTTCATGATGCAGCAAACTATGCTGCGAGTCAAAGATCCCATTAAATCCTTGGATTTCTACACCAGAATCCTCGGCATGAC GCTCCTGCAAAAGTTTGACTTCCCTGCCATgcgtttctctctcttcttcttggGCTACGAGGACAAGAAGGATATTCCTACAGACATGAAGGAGCAGACGGCCTGGACCTTCTCCAGAAGAGCCACCATTGAGCTGACACA TAACTGGGGCTCTGAGGCTGATGAGAGTCTGTCTTATCACAATGGGAACTCTGATCCACGTGGCTTTG GACACATTGGAATCGCCGTTCCTGACGTCTCTGCAGCCTGCAAGTTGTTTGAAGAACAAGGAGTCACGTTTGTCAAGAAGCCAGATGATG GTAAAATGAAAGGCTTGGCCTTCATACAGGACCCTGACGGCTACTGGATTGAGATCCTGAGTCCAAACAACATGGTGTCCATTACCTCATAA